The genomic interval ATTTGGAaaattgattatttgttttgacaATACTTCAAGTAGTTCCTATGCAAGGTATTTATTGATTTAAGAAATTTAgttctttaatatatatgcccGGTCCACTTTTATtgcatttatttaattaaatgtaTTGTTGGTCCTCTCGTTTGCATACTATTATGTATTGGAAATTAAATGGGTTGTTAATTTCTCATTGTTCATACTATTCTTGATTATTTGTGAATGGAACATTGCCGCCCACTTTGTTTGCTGTTAATATAATACACCATTAGAACTTGATGTGTGCATTGATATGTGTACCTTATGCATTTCAAATTAAGCTGATTTAATTTCTAATAGCACTTGTATCGCTTCCCATTTAATCAATTTGTCAACTTAGTCCATTAATTGTTTTAGTTCACTTGGTCACTTTAGTATGTTCGATTGGATTTAATGAACTGATTTGCACAAATATAAAGGACTGAGAGACACAAATATGGTGCCAAAAggttgtaaaaaaatcaaaattaaagtTCCTAACTAGGTTAGGATATTTAATGATTACCACTCTTGAAAGTGACACTTAATCTATATGTCTACGACATATGTATATTGTAGTCATATATCGTAGACACATTGAGTGACAAATCCTTAAATAAGCTATTGTAGCAAGtggcaaataattaaatgtctAACTAGGTTGCCATCGCCTAGCATCTAGATCTAGAGCCCTCCTAGGAGATCTTTCGACTCGCTTTAGATCGGTAGACAAGCCCATTAATGAGGAGGGTGAAGGGTATGAGTCTAAGAGAGGATATAGAAAGATTGAGacgtatatatattgatgatcCCGTCGAGTGATAGTATACCATCACTACTTTTCAAGTTTCACTTTTCCTCGCTGGCCAACAAACCAACAAGACATCGCTAAATAACCATTATTGAATGTGCATACTCTATGtgtcaaaataactttacttTTCACCCATCCCCACACATACCTATACAAATGATAAGACTATAATACCCTCTATTTTGTCACATCTTAATACAATTAATCTCCATTTTAACTACTcccaatatatttattcactACGTACTTTCACAAATTCTGATGCAATAATCACTCAAAAGTAAACTTATTTCGCACAAATAAGATAGAGCAAAAATAATGCTATCTTGGAAAATACTGTCTCAGTttcgtaagactttctagtattgtctaaattcatattatattatattggtGCTAAAGCTAAAAAGTTCTGTCATATGAAACATATCGAGTAAATAGTATTAAAAAGTCGATTTCACTTTGTTGGGTGTACACGTTCGTACGTAGTAACGTACTGCTGTGTACGGTGTCATTCCGACGATTGGACCGATGGGCCCAATCGACGGAGGTAAGTGCAtgcaaattataattattaagaCAGCAGCGGATCAGCGAGCGCACAAAATCAAACCTGCACGGTCGATGGAGAATATATGCCGCCACCAGAGGCGGCCCAAATATGCACTGCAACAACCCTATTTGATTATAATCAGCTAGGACGATACCGTACGGTATATCATCTGTCCTTTTCACACGTGCCATCGAGCTCAGCTAGCCAGCCCTTGACTTTTCTCACTCGGTCTCAGCCGACACATCGATCCATCAATCGCAAGAGAAATTAAGACCAGTTCTATTCTAGGATCGAACGGATGCAGAAGAAAATATAGGGTGCAAACATTTATTGTTTTAAACTGAATTTAGGCTATTACGGACAATAAATTGTAGCTTAAAACCTCTTCCTCGAAGCATCTCCGCCGCTGCCAGGTAGGTGATCAGAGCAggtataagtcagctataagcatattttaaaggaataagatggaagagagaagagaggtgagctactaattagTAGCCAGCTGTACACGAGTcttaagataaaatatgtgtatgacatataggaccatatattgactataaatgaattagagccagtagttgactatactatcgAACTTGCTCTCATATTTGGGAGAACTAGCTAGCCCAAATGatgctgtagctagctagctatacgCATACATTATCTTATCCACTTTAGTAGCAGAGAATAGCAAGCAGTAGCAGCATAATTAACTAACACTATCTGATTAAGTATTACCGGTAACTAATTGCTGCTGTTAAAGGAGCCAGCTAGCCATGGCAGAGCTATTAGCTCTGGAATCTGGATGGCCGCGCGCGTGTgtggcgatcgatcgagctagctagctggccAGTGCCGGGTCGCCGTTCCTTTCACTGTGCCAGTGGTTGGGAAGTGGTTGGAGTTTGGCTGGAATTTGAAATGGTCGAGCTGAGCTTGCCCGGCGTGCAgctgcgcgcgcgcgtcgaCGTTCCTTCGATCGAATCGAGCGTGCGTACGTGTGGCTCATTCAAGAAGAAGAATCCATGcacacgtcgccgtcgccgtcgtcgtcgtcgtcttcccctagctgtcgccgtcgccggcgataTTCCTTTCCCCGTACGCGCGTCGCTCTCGCGGCCGTGGTTGTTGCGAcctggataaaaaaaaaatcggagatAAACCCCACTAGCTCGCGGCTAGTGGCTCCATCCGATCTAGAAGAAGATGATTGtctgaggaagaagacgagcaTGCGCTGCCACTCATCAACCTAATTATTTATGTGTCGGCCTTGTCTTTACGCACACAATGCTGTACGTCGAGGAGTAGTGGAGTACTGGAGCGAGCGGTATATATAGCGGCACCAGCTGCCTCTGCCATGGCCATTTGTGTGTGGTAGCTGCTAGCTCGCTCGCTGCTACTGAGGATCAGTAGCCAGCTGTGTGTGCGAGTGGGCTCGCCGGAAGGACTGCCGGCCGGCGATCGAGGAGAAGATAGAGCGAACGGAGGCCGGCCTGATGGAGGAGGGCCTGCCGCCGGGGTTCAGGTTCCACCCGACGGACGAGGAGCTGGTCACGTACTACCTCACCCGCAAGGTCTCCGACTTCGCCTTCGCCACCCGCGCCATTGCCGACGTCGATCTCAACAAGTGCGAGCCATGGGATCTCCCCAGTAAGTCGTCTTAATTTCATCGATCTCGCAGCTACAGTTATGGCATCaaactcatcttttttttgaagCGAGGCATTGAACTAAACTGACCGTGTATAACTTTGATTCGGGGATAATTCATGTGGTCTTCCATTGATCACCCTTTGATCTTCAAGTTAATTTTCTGGAAAATGTACGTGGAAAAAGTTTTCTTCCCCTCTCGGACCGAttcaatcaatttttttttaataaacgcCAAAGGCCCTGCTTTTATAGAAAGTAGAAGACTTGTTCAATAATTCTCTTTAATCCAAACTTTCTTCGCTtaaaccttttcttttatagaCTAGTTCCTTTCTGATTTGGTGAGAATTTGCATTGCACCGGCACCTAGCAAAGTTCCAACCGAAACTTTAAGCTAAATTACTACACGTGCACTTACATTATATATAGTTCGATCTATTTGTGACCACTTATCAGTGAtcactacatgcatgcatatatccaTCTCCACCGAGCTTTTGTAacatagtttaaaaatatcttaaaatatcacattaatttttcagtgtaaaaatttaatatcttgaGTTATAATGTATATCGAGTTACCAGAActttacactgaaatttttgatatctcaaattatttttcaagatGATAAAAGGCCCCTCTACGCCACATTGTACACCTAcaaaaatgtcaaaataatGAACGAATGGATCAGAAGTTCTAACATACATATGGATGGATGGGAAGCAGGCAAGGCAAGCATGGGGGAGAAGGAGTGGTACTTCTTCAGCATGCGGGACCGGAAGTACCCGACGGGGATCAGGACGAACCGCGCCACGGAGTCGGGCTACTGGAAGACGACCGGGAAGGACAAGGAGATCTTCCATGGCGGGATGCTGGTGGGGATGAAGAAGACGCTGGTGTTCTACCGCGGGAGGGCGCCCAAGGGCGCCAAGACCAGCTGGGTCATGCACGAGTACAGGCTGCAGACCAAGTTCCCCTACAAGCCCTCCAAGGACGAGTGGGTCGTCTGCCGCGTCTTCAAGAAGTGCCAGCTCCTCAAGATCCGCCCGCCGatggcgcacgacgacgacggcgccgagcaCCACCTCGTGGACGATGGTTccccgtgcggcggcggcggaggccatgCGGGTGGCTCGTCGTCGCTCGGCGACCTCGGGGAGCTCGACGTCTCCTCCATCCTTGGCGGCTTCGCGTCGTCGGCCAACGCTGCGCCGCTctgccatggcggcggcggcggcggcgagagcttcGGCGCGCACAGGCTGGACGTCGGCGCGTACATGAGCTGGCTGCAGGCGGCGGCCAACcaggcgggcgcggcggccatgCTCCCGTGGCCGGCGCAGGGGCTGCTGGGCACCGTCTTCGCGGCGAACGCGAAccccggggcggcggcggcgcaggctgCGCacagggcggcggtggcgctgccGTTCGGCGCCGGGTGCAGCCAGGCGCGGGACGTGGGCGTCTCTCTGGCGAACGTCGGAGCCGATGCGTTGTTTGGCGGCGCGCTGTCGGCCAAGGTGGACATGGAGTGCGGCGAGCAGGCGGCGCACCTGGACATGGACGACGCCACATGGAGAGCCTTCTGAACGCATCGACATCGCATCGGATAACTAAGCAAACTCTACACGTATTACGTCGTTATATtgtactaaatatatatataccagatGGAGAATTAATGTGGTCGTCATCCAAGATATGTACACAGTACAGTTCTTAGGGGAATATATTGTTGCGTTAATTAGGCAGACGAAATTAATGGGACATGAAACCCATAGTGTCAAAAACCTTGAAAGACaaagtgaatttttttttaactgtaCGTGTAGTAGCGGAGTGTTGATTTGTGTATCATAATCCgtgtagaaatataatttttcagtAATTAATCAAAACGAAAGTATAGTGTTGTCACCGACGACGAAAGCAACACATTTTAACGTGCTCCCAGCGCCTATGAAACTATTgttctcctattttttttccaattaacttgttattttaCCATTTATGTTTTTCCAAAATACTTGTCACTGTCATATTCTAAACATTTTTAGTGATGTGTTTTCTTCTACGCTTGATCatatgattgtttggctttttcataaaaaatcaaacggcatatttgtaaataaaataattatgaatagcactttcatatatgtaatatgtattcttaaaagaagcaaatgctgaaaaataaacttgggtgaaaaaaacaccaaattaacctcaaatttaaagttaaaaatttgaatttcagcttataagcataagtaaaaccGAAAAGATGGAGATGATACCAAGTACCACGACTCCTCATAAGGCATTCAAATGCTAGCAATGGGAAAATTGTTaggatttaattaattatgataataatataatttggtGCATATCATAAAAGggaaatttccaaaaaaaaaatcgatttgTTGCAAATATCCCCTCATAATTGCCTTGATTTGATATAGCCCCCTATTGTagttttttcataactatCATGTGTTTTCCATGTTGCTAGCCCGTTCTTGTGGGCGCATACGTACCCCACACACGTTCATATGAGTGATAATAGACCGAGAGCAGCAGTAGTTAGCTAGTCCCGATAAGATAATGTGGTATCCTCACTCATAACACGTACGTAGCATGTCGTTAAGTGTAGTAGTCACTCTCCACTCACGGACATTGGACTTGTCAGAAGATATGTTGCTGTATTCGTCTCATGGGGCACGGGGCCGCATGATTTTTCAGCAAAAAGAAAGATACAAAAGATGAGCTGATTGTGTCACCaagaataagaagaaaaaaaggccTGTTTGATACCATGTTAACCAAGATCGTTTGCTAGCTAGGTCATACAATATATGAGAACAGAGCCAGCAAAGGGAACGAGCGGCGGTAACTGACGGGGATCTCAAACCTGTTAGGAAATGACGAGCAAATAAACGATGAACACAGCAGATTAATCACTGAAGACACGAGATTTAACGTAGAAAACCCTTCTAAAATAGAAGAGAAAAACCAGCAAAATATCTTCACTATTTCGAGATGAGGTTACAACACTATACAGCGGCTTACaacaggtatatatatatggtgaaaCCCTAAAATATAGTCTTCCGGCGACGGGCCTTCGTTTCACTCCATCGAAGTCGGCTTTTCTATGGGATTTGGATCATAACACAATAAAACCAACGTGAATTATAAGAGGGGGCAGTTCAATGAAATTTTGAGGATTGTTCCTTTTCAGTAGCTCTCCCTTGTTAAAATGACGAATATATTAATTGAAAAGAGTAGGGAAGTAGGTGAAAAACTCGATAGCTGAAATGCTGAATGCACGCAGCGGCGGCCAACGATCGTGGAATCCCGTGGCTTCTGGGCTGGATTGCATCAGATCGATCCTTCCATCGAGTGGGCCGGCCCATCACCCTACATTTTCTCCAATTAAGTTGGTTACAActtcctcattttttttatttgaccacCATTCaccttatttaaataaatataaatattaattattttgtaatgatttaatttattgctaAAGAGACTTTAAACATGGGCTAtaatattgcatatttgcacaagattttgaataagacgaatattcAAACgtagatataaaagttaacgacatctaataaaaaaaatggagtaaGCAGCTGATTTTAAAGTCTACTTGGGTCACGTTCGGTAAAAggggtgataagttaacttatctggtACGAAAaaagtagtaatagattagcacatgattaattaattattaattataaaaaatcaaatagattaatatgatttttttaaaacaactttcctataaaaaacttttgcaaaaaattaataCACCGATTAGCTATTCGGGAGACGTGTGCACGAATTTAACAAAGGGCCATTTGGTAATTTGTCATTGGTTTGAGTCATTATTGCATAACTATAACTGAAAAGTtacaaaatttctatcggAACCGTCATTTGAATGGCATCAAAAAACAGttacaaatttgcaaaagctCCTAACAAAAATTGTTCCGGCCGTAACTCAACACCTTTCGGGATGGTCCTCTACACATGCCACCCTATATATATTCCACCTTTCTTCTCGCACCATATACAGCTATTCAGtgcaagagtatatatattcttggtATAGGGAGGTCTAATGAAGTATGGATATATAATTATGTCATATTATcattagattatatatatatactagggCTGTTTTAGGTGAGGTGGAAGGGaggggttagttatctggcgcGAAAAACACactaatagattagtgcatgattaattaattattaaaaatataaaataaataaatatgattttttagagcaactttactatagaaaattttttataaaaaatatattatttagtagtttgggaagcgtacACGTAAAAACTAGGGAATCTGGTATTAGGAGAAGAagtgccgaacgcagcctagcTACAACTGCTGGTTCATATCTATCATAGTTTGGGTGACCACTCTGAATCATCGGGAACCAACAGTGATGGACTAGTTCTTGTTGGTGtttttttagcgtaaaatGGAGGACTAGTTTCTGATGTACGTGTTTTTACTAGTGTAATGTAAAAGTGATATAATTCTCACAAAAAGGTCTTAATTCAAAACAACCAGAAAAATCTATCTAagaatgttttttatatggtCAAAACTTATTTACCCCGACAGTTTGGCGGCCCACCTAGCTTTTATGTATGTGATAaaggtctttttttttaatcatcgtATGGACATGTGTTGTTTTTAAGATTCAAACACAAAGCTCGTATTCACACACACTCATCCTTAATACTACACTATAAAGAATTTATTGTTTGGAAAATAAGATGCTATTATTTTGACTTCGTACTATCTTCTAAACATGTAATTTTCATAAGtgatattaaataaaactaatcaaCTACAAAGTTGAAGATTTGGTTGAGCTCCACATATAGATTACATCTTTATTGAAGGTCATTTCAAATGTAGATcgcagatttttttaaaaaaaatgacatgtcATAATGAATATTATGCATGTGGAAAATCTCAAATAAAACATTGCCAACTATGAAGTTATAGATCTCATTGAATAACAattcatataaagtttatCTTTACCCAACTTCAT from Oryza brachyantha chromosome 3, ObraRS2, whole genome shotgun sequence carries:
- the LOC102717786 gene encoding protein CUP-SHAPED COTYLEDON 2-like; this encodes MEEGLPPGFRFHPTDEELVTYYLTRKVSDFAFATRAIADVDLNKCEPWDLPSKASMGEKEWYFFSMRDRKYPTGIRTNRATESGYWKTTGKDKEIFHGGMLVGMKKTLVFYRGRAPKGAKTSWVMHEYRLQTKFPYKPSKDEWVVCRVFKKCQLLKIRPPMAHDDDGAEHHLVDDGSPCGGGGGHAGGSSSLGDLGELDVSSILGGFASSANAAPLCHGGGGGGESFGAHRLDVGAYMSWLQAAANQAGAAAMLPWPAQGLLGTVFAAAHRAAVALPFGAGCSQARDVGVSLANVGADALFGGALSAKVDMECGEQAAHLDMDDATWRAF